The genomic region AGCCACCGACTACTTCGCACGAGGCGACGAGGTCGAGGCACAACGCGCGACCCGGAATGCGTGCGCTGCCGGCGCCCTGTCGTATGTGTCCGACATCGGACTGAATCGCGTGCCATCGCACCCGACCCGGTGCCAGGACCTCTAGATCACACTCTCCCCTGCTTCGACCCGCGAACGCAGGAGGCCGGCGAGGCGCTCGCGATGGAACACGGCGTCGCCGAAGGTGACCTGATCCAGCTGGCCCCGCTTCATGAACAGATGGAGATCGTGCTCCCAGGTGAAACCGATGCCACCATGCACCTGGAGTGCCGACGCCATCACGCGCTTGGACGCGTCGGAGCACCACACCTTGGCCGTGGATGCGGCGATCGAGGCTTCCGGATCGGCAGCACCGATGCACCACGCGGCCCAGTATGACGTCGAGCGCATCCCTTCGACGTCGACGAGCATGTCCGCGCACCGGTGCTTCACCGCCTGGAAGCTTCCGATGGGACGGCCGAACTGCACCCGGTCTTTGGCGTATTCGACCGCCATCTCCAGCGCGCGCTCCGCACCACCGAGCATCTCCGCAGCCGCGAACGTGGCTCCGCGATCTACGAGCGCGCTGACCGCCAATGCGTCTCCGAGCGCCGTCGCCGGTGCAGCGTCGAAGGCGAGCCATCCGACTTCACGCGTCCGGTCCATGGCCGGCTCGCGTGCCGGTCGGCCGTGCACTTCGAGGTCGATGGCGAACAGACCCGGGCCGTCAGGCGTGGCGGCGACGACGACGGCCACCGCCGCCGACGGGGCGTACGGCGCGGGGTCGGCCCGGCCCGTCAGCTGCCATCCGTCGCCAACCCGCTCGGCCCGCACCGCGTCGGGCCGCTTGCTCCACGCGGCACATCCGATGCCGCTGGCACCGAGCAGGCGCTCGACCCACTCGGTCTCGCCGGCGTCGGCGAGCGCGCCGAGCGCAAGCACCGTCGACGCGACCGGGGCCGGCGCCGCATGGCGCCCGACCTCCTCGAGGAGCACTGAGACCTCGACGGTCCCGAGGCCGAGCCCGCCGAGCGACTCGTCGATCGCGACGCCAGGCCAACCCTGCTCCGCCATCGCCGTCCAGAGATCCGCGTCGAACCCCTCGGAGGCTTCGACCACGGCCCGCACGCGCACCGGGTCGGCAACACCGTCGAGCAGGTCGCGGGCGCCGTCGCGCAACGCGAGCTGGTCGTCCGACAAGTCGAAGTTCACGACGGCGGAGGCTACCGGACCACCGTCGATGCCTTCGGAGGCGCCGCTAGGCTGAACGGTCGGCAGAGAGGAACACATGGCCGACCAGCCGGTACACCTGCGTCACGGCGAAACGGAAGTCGATCTCCCGCTCGTTCGCGGCACGGAGGACGAGCTCGGGATCGACATCTCGAAGCTCCGCGCCCAGACCGGGATGATCACACTCGACCCAGGTTTCATGAACACGGGCGCGTGTGAATCGTCAATCACGTTCATCGACGGTGAAGAAGGCATTCTCCGGTACCGCGGGATCCCGATCGAGCAGCTCGTAGAAGGCCACCAGCCTTCGTTCCTCGAGACGTCATACCTGCTGATCTACGGCGACCTGCCCAACCGCGAGGAGCTTGACGACTTCCGCTACGGCATCCGCAAGCACACGCTGCTGCACGAGGACGCCAAGCGATTCTTCGACGGCTTCCCGAAGGACGCCCATCCGATGGGCGTGCTGGCGTCGGTGGTGAGCGCGCTCTCCACCTTCTATCCCGA from Acidimicrobiia bacterium harbors:
- a CDS encoding acyl-CoA dehydrogenase family protein; protein product: MNFDLSDDQLALRDGARDLLDGVADPVRVRAVVEASEGFDADLWTAMAEQGWPGVAIDESLGGLGLGTVEVSVLLEEVGRHAAPAPVASTVLALGALADAGETEWVERLLGASGIGCAAWSKRPDAVRAERVGDGWQLTGRADPAPYAPSAAVAVVVAATPDGPGLFAIDLEVHGRPAREPAMDRTREVGWLAFDAAPATALGDALAVSALVDRGATFAAAEMLGGAERALEMAVEYAKDRVQFGRPIGSFQAVKHRCADMLVDVEGMRSTSYWAAWCIGAADPEASIAASTAKVWCSDASKRVMASALQVHGGIGFTWEHDLHLFMKRGQLDQVTFGDAVFHRERLAGLLRSRVEAGESVI